In one window of Mesorhizobium sp. B2-1-1 DNA:
- a CDS encoding peptidoglycan D,D-transpeptidase FtsI family protein, which produces MIGKLLKRRPRASEDGSIVVDGARKATGGKGKARIVMTMAVFFGIFSIISGRLVYLGFQTPDMSGGPQSRVTASRPDIVDRNGEVLATDIKTASLFAEPRRIVDADEAIEKLSTVLPEIDYEQTYHKLKSGAGFVWLQRQLTPKQQADIMQLGIPGFGFRTEKRRFYPSGETSSYIVGLTNIDNQGISGMEKYIDEQGLSDLQASGLAVAKDLKPVKLSIDLRVQHVVRDEIAAGLERYRAMGAGAVVLNVKTGEVVAMASVPDFDPNNPYNAQDKDRLNRMSAGLYEMGSTFKSFTSAMALDSGKATMASRFDASHPIRVGHQAIHDFHGKNRVLSLPEVFLYSSNIGSAREAELVGIEAHREFLHRLGILDKMQTELPEVARPTEPKVWKQVNSFTIAFGHGVSTTPLQAAVGCAALINGGYLMEPTFLVRSQQDAMAAAKKVVADKTVEGMRYLYMLNAEKGSARNARVPGYRVGGKTGTAEKVINGRYSKELNFNTFVAAFPMDDPQYLVFTIADAPHPEKPGMTDVAAANAGVMAGNIIRRSAAMLGVKPDFSHENGATLVSYQ; this is translated from the coding sequence ATGATCGGCAAACTGCTGAAACGTCGCCCCAGGGCCAGCGAAGACGGTTCAATCGTGGTCGATGGCGCCCGCAAGGCGACCGGAGGCAAGGGCAAGGCGCGCATCGTCATGACGATGGCGGTGTTCTTCGGTATCTTCTCGATCATTTCCGGGCGGCTTGTCTATCTCGGCTTCCAGACCCCCGACATGTCGGGCGGCCCGCAGAGCCGGGTGACGGCCTCGCGACCCGACATTGTCGACCGCAACGGCGAGGTGCTGGCGACGGACATCAAGACGGCATCGCTGTTTGCAGAGCCGCGCCGCATCGTCGACGCCGACGAGGCGATCGAAAAGCTGTCGACGGTGCTGCCGGAGATCGATTACGAGCAGACCTACCATAAGCTGAAGAGCGGCGCCGGCTTCGTCTGGCTGCAGCGGCAGCTGACGCCCAAGCAGCAGGCCGACATCATGCAGCTCGGCATTCCCGGTTTCGGCTTCCGCACCGAGAAGCGCCGTTTCTACCCCAGTGGTGAAACCTCGTCCTACATTGTCGGCCTGACCAATATCGACAATCAAGGCATCTCCGGCATGGAGAAATATATCGACGAGCAGGGCCTGAGCGATCTGCAGGCGTCGGGCCTGGCGGTGGCGAAGGATCTCAAGCCGGTGAAGCTCTCGATCGATCTGCGCGTCCAGCATGTGGTGCGCGACGAGATTGCCGCCGGCCTGGAGCGCTATCGCGCCATGGGCGCGGGCGCCGTCGTGCTCAACGTCAAGACCGGCGAAGTGGTGGCCATGGCCTCGGTGCCGGATTTTGATCCGAACAATCCCTACAATGCACAAGACAAGGACCGGCTGAACCGGATGTCGGCGGGGCTCTATGAGATGGGCTCGACCTTCAAGAGCTTCACATCGGCCATGGCGCTCGATTCCGGCAAGGCGACGATGGCGAGCCGCTTCGACGCTTCGCATCCAATCCGGGTCGGCCATCAGGCCATTCACGATTTCCACGGCAAGAACCGCGTGCTGTCGTTGCCGGAGGTGTTCCTCTATTCATCCAACATCGGATCGGCCAGGGAGGCCGAACTGGTCGGCATCGAGGCGCACCGCGAATTCCTGCATCGTCTTGGCATCTTGGACAAGATGCAGACCGAACTGCCGGAAGTTGCCCGTCCGACTGAGCCGAAGGTCTGGAAACAGGTCAACTCGTTCACCATCGCCTTCGGTCATGGCGTGTCGACGACGCCGTTGCAGGCGGCTGTCGGCTGCGCGGCGCTGATCAATGGCGGATATCTGATGGAGCCGACATTCCTGGTCCGCAGCCAGCAGGACGCGATGGCGGCGGCCAAGAAAGTGGTAGCCGACAAAACGGTCGAGGGCATGCGTTATCTCTACATGCTCAACGCCGAGAAGGGCTCGGCCAGAAATGCCAGGGTCCCCGGCTACCGCGTTGGCGGCAAGACCGGAACAGCCGAGAAGGTCATCAATGGCCGCTACTCGAAGGAGTTGAATTTCAATACGTTCGTCGCCGCATTCCCGATGGACGATCCGCAATATCTCGTGTTTACGATTGCCGATGCTCCGCACCCGGAAAAGCCGGGCATGACGGACGTCGCGGCCGCGAATGCCGGGGTCATGGCCGGCAATATCATCAGGCGTTCCGCGGCCATGCTTGGCGTGAAGCCAGATTTCAGCCATGAAAATGGTGCAACGCTGGTTTCCTATCAATGA
- a CDS encoding type II toxin-antitoxin system ParD family antitoxin, which translates to MGQVDKRSITLSPELAAAVDDVVAAGEYASASEVIRDALRQWKDRRDLFGYTVEELRRLVQEGIDSGPGRFESMDEIKAEARRRLRSDDAG; encoded by the coding sequence ATGGGACAGGTCGACAAACGCAGCATCACCCTCTCGCCGGAACTGGCGGCGGCGGTCGACGATGTGGTCGCCGCTGGTGAATATGCTTCGGCTAGCGAGGTGATCCGCGATGCGCTCCGGCAATGGAAGGATCGGCGCGACCTCTTCGGCTATACGGTCGAGGAGTTGCGGAGGTTAGTTCAGGAAGGGATCGACAGCGGACCGGGACGATTTGAATCGATGGACGAAATCAAGGCCGAGGCGCGGAGACGCCTGCGATCTGACGACGCAGGATGA
- a CDS encoding cystathionine gamma-lyase, with amino-acid sequence MSETARSRAAALAHLRRNALAVGDSIPLPLTMAAIFHAPGDATGFNQYGRFSNPTWDAVEHMLAHLEDAPCVAFPSGMAAISAAFFAVLKTGDRILLPSDGYHTTRALAERFLKPLGIAYDVRPTSTFLDGGFEGYRLAFVETPANPGLDICDIAAVAAAAHKAGALLVVDNTTMTPFGQRPLDHGADIVIAADTKAPNGHSDVLFGHVASRNADIIAAVTDWRETSGGIPGPFEAWLVHRGLETLDVRFDRMCSSAEVIARRLQGHPAITGLRYPGLEGDPSHNLARAQMERFGFLVSFELASEQKAEDFINNCELMQAATSFGGVHTSAERRSKRGDAVPAGFVRLSVGCEPVEELWAAIEASLDRIGD; translated from the coding sequence ATGTCTGAAACAGCACGGTCGCGCGCCGCGGCTCTTGCCCACCTCCGTCGCAACGCACTTGCCGTCGGCGATTCCATCCCCCTGCCACTCACCATGGCTGCCATCTTTCACGCGCCTGGCGACGCCACCGGTTTCAACCAGTATGGCCGTTTCAGCAATCCGACCTGGGATGCGGTAGAGCATATGCTGGCGCATCTGGAAGACGCGCCCTGCGTCGCCTTTCCTTCCGGAATGGCGGCGATTTCGGCGGCATTTTTCGCTGTCCTCAAGACCGGCGACCGCATTCTTCTGCCTTCGGATGGCTATCACACGACAAGGGCACTGGCCGAACGCTTCTTGAAACCACTCGGCATCGCCTACGATGTGAGGCCAACCTCGACCTTCCTCGATGGCGGTTTCGAAGGCTATCGTCTCGCTTTCGTAGAGACGCCCGCTAATCCGGGGCTGGACATATGCGATATCGCGGCGGTGGCCGCGGCCGCACACAAAGCGGGCGCACTGCTTGTCGTTGATAATACGACCATGACGCCTTTCGGCCAGCGCCCGCTCGACCATGGCGCGGATATTGTCATCGCCGCGGACACTAAGGCGCCCAACGGCCACTCCGACGTGCTGTTCGGCCACGTCGCGAGCCGCAACGCCGACATCATCGCCGCGGTGACGGATTGGCGCGAAACGTCCGGCGGCATTCCAGGGCCGTTCGAAGCGTGGCTTGTGCATCGTGGCCTCGAAACGCTCGATGTGCGCTTCGACCGCATGTGCTCCTCGGCGGAAGTGATCGCGCGGCGCCTGCAAGGTCACCCGGCGATCACGGGCCTGCGCTATCCCGGCCTGGAAGGCGATCCTTCGCACAATCTTGCCCGTGCCCAGATGGAACGCTTCGGCTTCCTTGTTTCCTTCGAACTCGCTTCGGAGCAGAAGGCCGAGGATTTCATCAACAACTGCGAATTGATGCAGGCCGCGACATCCTTCGGCGGCGTCCACACCTCCGCTGAGCGGCGTTCGAAACGAGGCGATGCGGTTCCAGCCGGCTTCGTCCGCCTCTCAGTCGGCTGCGAACCAGTTGAAGAGCTTTGGGCGGCGATCGAGGCGTCGCTGGACAGGATCGGCGACTGA
- a CDS encoding type II toxin-antitoxin system RelE/ParE family toxin, whose product MNLLPIVRNARAEDDLIMIWLHIASDSEAAADRLLDRIEARWQQLATYPFSGAPRDDIAPGVRHLVVGNYLTLYRVRDDVIEILRVLHGHRNVEANDLGS is encoded by the coding sequence ATGAATTTGCTCCCCATCGTCCGGAACGCGCGCGCCGAAGACGATCTGATCATGATCTGGCTGCATATTGCGAGCGACAGCGAGGCCGCAGCCGACCGGCTGCTCGACCGCATCGAGGCGCGGTGGCAGCAACTGGCTACCTATCCTTTCTCAGGCGCGCCACGAGACGATATCGCACCGGGTGTTCGCCATCTGGTCGTCGGCAATTATCTCACTCTGTATCGAGTTAGGGACGATGTGATCGAAATCCTTCGCGTGCTGCACGGCCATCGCAATGTCGAAGCCAATGACCTCGGTTCGTAA
- the rsmH gene encoding 16S rRNA (cytosine(1402)-N(4))-methyltransferase RsmH, with amino-acid sequence MTVGHGDDINAVGGPARHIPVLLAEVLQALSPAEGDVVVDGTFGAGGYTKAILAAGASVVAIDRDPDAIAAGRNLEAQSGGRLRLVQAPFSMLDQHVESADGVVLDIGVSSMQLDQAERGFSFRVDGPLDMRMAQAGLSAADVVNNFKPGDLARIFGFLGEERHAGRIARMIEARREKRPFERTLELADAIETHIGRAPKDKIHPATRVFQALRIFVNDELGELAKALFAAERALKPGGRLAVVTFHSLEDRIVKRFIADRSDAASGSRHMPEARARSATFSKSGGGVTPGDAETAANPRARSARLRAAIRTDAPARAVDFSIFGLPKLPGPKLPGIERPGER; translated from the coding sequence ATGACGGTGGGCCACGGCGATGATATCAACGCCGTTGGCGGACCGGCCCGCCACATTCCGGTCCTCCTTGCCGAAGTGTTGCAGGCGCTCTCGCCAGCGGAAGGGGACGTCGTCGTCGACGGCACGTTCGGCGCCGGCGGCTACACCAAGGCCATCTTGGCGGCCGGCGCGTCCGTGGTTGCCATTGATCGCGATCCGGATGCCATAGCGGCTGGTCGCAATCTCGAAGCTCAATCAGGCGGCCGCCTGCGATTGGTGCAGGCGCCATTCTCGATGCTGGACCAGCATGTCGAAAGTGCCGACGGCGTCGTGCTCGACATCGGCGTTTCCTCGATGCAGCTCGACCAGGCGGAGCGCGGGTTTTCGTTCCGCGTCGATGGGCCTCTCGACATGCGCATGGCGCAGGCGGGCCTCAGCGCCGCAGATGTCGTCAACAACTTCAAGCCGGGCGATCTTGCCCGCATCTTCGGCTTCCTCGGGGAGGAGCGCCACGCCGGGCGCATCGCGCGCATGATCGAAGCGCGTCGCGAAAAGCGTCCGTTCGAGCGCACGCTGGAGCTTGCCGACGCCATCGAGACGCATATCGGCCGGGCGCCGAAGGACAAGATCCATCCCGCCACCCGCGTCTTTCAGGCGCTGCGCATCTTCGTCAATGACGAGCTCGGTGAGTTGGCCAAGGCGCTGTTCGCCGCCGAGCGGGCGCTGAAGCCGGGCGGACGACTTGCCGTGGTGACATTCCATTCGCTGGAGGACCGCATCGTCAAGCGCTTCATTGCCGATCGCTCCGACGCCGCGAGCGGCTCGCGCCACATGCCGGAGGCACGGGCACGCAGTGCCACCTTCAGCAAGTCCGGCGGCGGCGTGACGCCGGGTGATGCCGAGACTGCGGCCAACCCGCGCGCCCGCTCGGCAAGGCTGCGCGCCGCCATCCGCACCGATGCGCCGGCGCGTGCCGTCGATTTTTCGATTTTCGGCCTTCCAAAACTTCCCGGCCCAAAACTTCCCGGCATCGAGCGGCCGGGGGAGAGGTAA
- the mraZ gene encoding division/cell wall cluster transcriptional repressor MraZ — protein MDRFLSNTVSRIDAKGRVSVPAHFRAVVQKRGYSDLYALRCLDLPAMDVGGPDLLDRYEQRIALEDPFQQTADDMSFFCHGDGTFLKLDQDGRITISDFIREHAGLSAEVAFVGRGNFFQIWEPGRLAAYGAQARARLLQLRQGTKPGERPE, from the coding sequence ATGGACCGGTTTCTGTCGAACACGGTGAGCAGGATCGATGCGAAGGGGCGGGTGTCCGTTCCTGCGCATTTTCGCGCCGTCGTTCAGAAACGCGGCTATTCGGATCTCTACGCGCTGCGTTGCCTGGATCTGCCGGCCATGGATGTCGGCGGGCCCGACCTGCTCGACCGCTACGAGCAGCGCATCGCGCTCGAGGATCCGTTCCAGCAGACGGCGGACGACATGTCGTTCTTCTGCCATGGCGACGGAACATTCCTGAAGCTGGACCAGGATGGTCGCATCACGATCAGCGACTTCATCCGCGAACATGCCGGCCTTTCGGCGGAAGTAGCCTTTGTCGGGCGCGGCAATTTCTTTCAGATCTGGGAGCCGGGACGGCTTGCGGCCTACGGAGCGCAGGCGCGGGCCCGGCTTTTGCAGCTTCGGCAGGGGACGAAGCCTGGGGAGCGACCGGAATGA